From one Bacteroides fragilis NCTC 9343 genomic stretch:
- a CDS encoding SusD/RagB family nutrient-binding outer membrane lipoprotein translates to MKKKILNIVLAAAVTPFLCCCTDNFEEYNTNPYEPHSLNPPMLFATMITTGINVQQNDNQMIDQMVAGPFSGYLTMANSWGGSNFNTFNQTESWNQIPFNTPFEKFYSNYFKLETATGGKGHYWAMAKLLRVNTMLRVTDCYGPIPYSQVANGKTAVAYDSQEDVYKHMFEDLDYAIQMLGEFVDEVGGLKPLEGYDPVYNGDYNKWMRFANSLKLRLAVRISNVSPELARTKAEEAVKSTRGLIDTNDNNAYVGVGAEPNPLWLVASSWGEIRINATIASYMKGYSDPRSAVYFTTSKLGGDSPYMGMRSGLEGVKPATYSGYSMPNYEQKDDMLMFCAAETAFLRAEGALRGWDMGGSARDFYEQGVKLSFDQRKVSGADEYLANAVAVPEPFVDPVNPAKCNYTPKTKITIAWNEGASTEEKLERIITQKWIANFPLGFEGWADYRRTGYPEVFPSVSNLSNGVIDTNRQLRRLPFPLSEKQGNSANVSAAVSMLGGPDTGATDLWWAKKN, encoded by the coding sequence ATGAAAAAGAAAATATTAAATATAGTTTTGGCCGCAGCTGTCACACCTTTCCTGTGCTGCTGTACCGATAATTTTGAGGAGTATAATACCAATCCCTATGAACCCCATTCACTCAATCCGCCCATGCTGTTTGCAACCATGATTACTACCGGAATCAATGTACAGCAGAATGACAATCAGATGATCGATCAAATGGTAGCCGGACCTTTCAGTGGTTATCTTACGATGGCCAACTCATGGGGTGGGTCCAACTTCAATACTTTTAATCAGACGGAATCCTGGAATCAGATTCCTTTCAACACACCCTTTGAAAAATTCTATTCCAATTACTTCAAGTTGGAGACTGCGACAGGTGGAAAAGGCCACTATTGGGCGATGGCAAAACTCCTTCGTGTGAATACAATGTTGCGTGTAACCGATTGTTACGGTCCCATTCCCTACAGCCAGGTGGCCAATGGTAAAACGGCTGTTGCCTACGATAGCCAGGAAGATGTGTATAAACATATGTTTGAAGATCTGGATTATGCAATACAGATGTTGGGTGAATTTGTAGATGAAGTGGGGGGACTGAAACCGTTGGAGGGTTATGATCCGGTCTATAATGGTGATTATAATAAATGGATGCGTTTTGCTAATTCACTTAAACTGCGTTTGGCTGTCCGCATCAGTAATGTGTCCCCCGAACTTGCCCGTACGAAAGCCGAAGAAGCGGTAAAGAGCACCCGCGGACTGATAGATACGAACGATAATAACGCGTATGTCGGTGTAGGTGCCGAGCCCAATCCTCTTTGGCTGGTGGCCTCCAGTTGGGGAGAGATCCGTATCAATGCCACTATAGCCAGTTATATGAAAGGATATTCCGATCCTCGCAGTGCAGTCTATTTCACCACCTCCAAGTTGGGAGGCGATAGCCCGTATATGGGTATGCGGTCAGGGTTGGAAGGAGTGAAGCCGGCAACTTATTCGGGATATTCCATGCCCAATTACGAACAGAAAGACGACATGTTGATGTTTTGTGCGGCTGAAACCGCCTTTTTGCGTGCTGAAGGCGCCCTGCGTGGTTGGGATATGGGAGGTAGTGCCCGTGACTTCTACGAGCAAGGCGTTAAGCTATCATTCGACCAACGGAAAGTGAGCGGGGCAGACGAATATCTGGCCAATGCAGTGGCTGTGCCTGAACCTTTTGTCGATCCGGTAAACCCGGCTAAATGTAATTATACACCGAAAACCAAGATCACGATTGCCTGGAACGAAGGTGCTTCGACGGAAGAGAAACTGGAGCGGATCATTACTCAGAAATGGATTGCTAACTTCCCTCTGGGCTTTGAGGGTTGGGCCGACTATCGGCGCACAGGTTATCCGGAAGTGTTTCCATCTGTCAGCAATTTGAGTAATGGAGTGATCGACACCAATCGGCAATTGCGGCGTTTACCTTTTCCTTTGTCCGAAAAACAGGGAAATTCAGCCAATGTTTCGGCTGCCGTTTCAATGTTGGGTGGTCCGGATACCGGAGCTACCGATCTTTGGTGGGCTAAAAAGAATTGA
- a CDS encoding glycoside hydrolase family 18 — MKKRYLNIVVFALFVSMLWGCSDWTKPEAEDFFEMPGNDYYENLRAYKRSEHSVAFGWFGGWTGVGASMVGSLMGLPDSVDFVSIWGNWKNLDEARMLDKKKVKEQKGTRALMCFIVANVGDQLTPEEHKENYKEYWGWKDGDQEAIDGAIRKYANAICDSIDKYGYDGFDIDYEPNYGSPGNLASYPENMLTFVKALGERIGPKSGTGRLLVIDGEPQSIHPETGPYFDYFIVQAYSNLAGNSDANLDRRLAGTIANFKGILPPEKVANMYIVTENFESYAPTGGGDYVDRYGNKMRALAGMARWTPTIDGKQVRKGGVGTYHMEYDYPGDIEYKYLREAIRIMNPAVK, encoded by the coding sequence ATGAAAAAGAGATATTTAAATATAGTAGTTTTTGCATTGTTCGTCAGCATGCTTTGGGGTTGCAGTGACTGGACCAAACCTGAAGCGGAAGACTTTTTTGAAATGCCGGGAAATGATTATTACGAGAATCTGAGAGCATATAAACGTTCGGAGCATTCGGTTGCATTCGGTTGGTTTGGAGGCTGGACGGGTGTCGGGGCTTCGATGGTGGGCAGTCTGATGGGGCTTCCCGATAGTGTGGACTTCGTTTCGATTTGGGGTAACTGGAAAAATCTTGATGAGGCCCGGATGTTGGACAAAAAGAAGGTGAAAGAACAGAAGGGTACACGCGCCTTAATGTGTTTTATCGTGGCTAATGTAGGCGATCAGTTGACTCCGGAAGAGCATAAAGAGAATTATAAGGAGTACTGGGGCTGGAAGGATGGTGATCAGGAAGCTATCGACGGTGCCATCAGAAAATATGCGAATGCTATTTGTGACTCCATTGATAAGTATGGATACGATGGTTTCGACATCGATTATGAACCTAATTATGGTTCTCCCGGAAACTTGGCAAGTTATCCCGAGAATATGCTCACTTTCGTGAAAGCACTGGGAGAAAGAATCGGACCTAAATCAGGTACGGGACGGTTACTTGTGATTGATGGCGAGCCTCAAAGTATTCATCCGGAAACCGGGCCTTACTTTGACTATTTCATTGTGCAGGCATACTCTAACCTTGCGGGTAATTCCGATGCTAATCTTGACAGACGTCTGGCTGGTACGATTGCCAACTTTAAAGGAATACTTCCTCCGGAGAAAGTGGCTAATATGTACATCGTTACGGAGAATTTCGAATCTTATGCTCCGACAGGAGGAGGTGATTATGTAGATCGTTACGGAAACAAAATGAGAGCACTTGCCGGCATGGCACGCTGGACTCCGACTATTGACGGAAAACAGGTACGGAAGGGTGGAGTAGGCACCTATCACATGGAATATGACTATCCGGGCGACATCGAATATAAGTACCTGCGTGAAGCAATCAGAATAATGAATCCTGCTGTAAAATGA
- a CDS encoding DUF1735 and LamG domain-containing protein translates to MKRITIKQYLLACFVLPMILAGCNNADYQVIDNAIYLNEASENGSAKVTVDPENVTTTTLTVRVGQPVTENVTAVLTVDPSILKEYNEANETSYEVLPEQYFTYDKEIKIAAGDVSAIPSEFRVKPYSNENGELYAIPVSLTEIQGPVSTIGLSSKFIILLDKPLIQSVPFMNTTNAVKPAKDELWGVTTNEWSLEAWVQMDGFDINNQAIFNSGSSDHEVYIRFGDAMIPYNSLQVKTLGSQVNTVTLFEKNKWYHLAFVYNSSGLLSIYINGVLDVTLQTKGGPVRFDKMNMVSSGSYFRNNCQMAQVRLWKSAISQTQIQSNMYFAVKPADPNLIGYWKMDEGKGNAFADCTGHGYDLVAGGTLVWKEHVRFDKQ, encoded by the coding sequence ATGAAAAGAATAACAATAAAACAATATTTGCTTGCCTGTTTCGTTCTGCCGATGATCCTGGCAGGATGCAACAATGCCGATTACCAGGTTATCGACAATGCGATTTATTTGAATGAAGCATCCGAGAATGGTTCGGCAAAGGTTACCGTTGATCCTGAAAATGTAACAACAACTACTCTGACCGTACGTGTGGGACAGCCTGTAACCGAAAATGTGACTGCTGTCCTGACGGTAGATCCTTCTATTCTTAAAGAGTACAATGAAGCTAATGAAACTTCGTACGAAGTCCTTCCCGAGCAGTATTTTACTTATGACAAAGAGATAAAGATAGCGGCAGGCGATGTTAGCGCAATCCCCAGTGAGTTTAGAGTGAAACCTTATTCAAACGAAAACGGAGAATTGTATGCTATTCCGGTATCTCTCACAGAAATTCAGGGACCGGTGTCCACAATCGGGCTTTCGTCGAAGTTTATCATTTTGCTGGATAAGCCGCTGATACAGTCTGTACCGTTTATGAATACGACCAATGCCGTGAAGCCCGCCAAGGACGAATTGTGGGGAGTGACAACCAATGAATGGTCACTCGAGGCTTGGGTACAGATGGACGGATTCGATATTAATAATCAGGCTATATTTAATTCGGGCAGCAGCGACCACGAGGTTTATATCCGTTTCGGTGACGCTATGATCCCTTATAATTCATTACAGGTGAAGACACTTGGAAGTCAGGTCAATACGGTGACTTTGTTTGAGAAGAATAAGTGGTATCATCTGGCCTTCGTTTATAATTCTTCCGGGTTATTGTCGATTTATATCAACGGAGTGCTCGACGTGACTCTGCAGACAAAGGGTGGCCCGGTTAGATTCGACAAGATGAACATGGTTTCGAGCGGTAGTTACTTCCGCAACAATTGTCAGATGGCCCAGGTGCGTCTTTGGAAGAGCGCAATCAGCCAGACGCAAATTCAGTCCAACATGTATTTTGCCGTGAAACCCGCCGATCCGAACCTGATAGGCTATTGGAAAATGGATGAAGGTAAAGGAAATGCCTTTGCCGACTGTACCGGACACGGATACGATTTGGTGGCAGGAGGAACTCTTGTCTGGAAAGAGCATGTTCGTTTTGATAAGCAATAA
- a CDS encoding BT_3987 domain-containing protein → MNRHLNFVTLICLITGFVSLASCSNDDDEMDKYQKIYIRTGVAPGAEMGAAVVVDCVSNSSTADRSDFEIQLCAVQPVTRDVTAALGVDTLKVDTYNSANKTKCKLLPQDNYTIETSEVVLKTGQTVADSSFQVVLKNIEKLTNPDGYVLPVTLKGVTGMDEQAVSTSMKTVYIRIYTSVLYTSYTKPGNWSAVDRSAWSVSCSNVYADDDAKYGAHLAIDGEINTTWFTWGVANAGECWWNTVLDRPVTLTGFSVTKQSAYGSGYNLRSAEIKVRKEGETEWVTYPRVLTFRNFKGADPQYAAIEPPIPNVKEFRINCLTPDNYTGFAEINLYVKQ, encoded by the coding sequence ATGAATAGACATTTGAATTTTGTGACCTTAATCTGCCTGATAACAGGCTTTGTATCGTTGGCTTCGTGCAGCAACGATGATGATGAAATGGACAAATATCAAAAGATATATATCAGAACGGGAGTTGCACCGGGGGCCGAAATGGGTGCTGCGGTAGTGGTGGATTGTGTGAGCAATTCCTCTACTGCCGACCGTTCTGATTTTGAAATACAATTGTGTGCCGTACAGCCGGTTACGCGGGATGTCACTGCCGCTTTGGGAGTAGATACGCTGAAAGTGGATACTTACAATTCTGCCAATAAGACGAAATGTAAGTTGTTGCCCCAAGATAATTATACCATTGAAACAAGTGAAGTTGTCTTAAAAACGGGACAGACAGTGGCCGATTCATCTTTTCAGGTCGTTTTGAAGAATATAGAAAAGTTGACTAATCCTGACGGATATGTGCTTCCCGTGACGCTTAAAGGAGTTACGGGCATGGACGAACAGGCTGTCAGTACATCTATGAAGACGGTTTATATCCGGATTTATACCAGCGTGCTTTATACCAGTTATACGAAACCCGGGAATTGGTCCGCTGTAGATCGAAGTGCGTGGAGTGTAAGTTGCAGTAATGTTTATGCCGATGATGATGCCAAATATGGTGCACATCTGGCTATTGACGGTGAGATAAATACTACTTGGTTTACATGGGGAGTGGCTAATGCCGGAGAGTGTTGGTGGAATACGGTACTGGACCGGCCTGTTACCTTAACCGGATTTTCGGTCACTAAACAGAGTGCCTACGGATCGGGTTATAACCTGAGAAGTGCTGAGATTAAGGTTCGGAAAGAGGGTGAAACCGAGTGGGTTACTTACCCGAGAGTCTTGACTTTCAGAAATTTTAAAGGGGCTGATCCGCAATATGCGGCCATCGAACCACCTATCCCGAATGTAAAGGAATTCAGAATAAACTGTCTGACTCCGGATAATTATACCGGGTTTGCTGAGATAAATTTATATGTGAAGCAATAG
- a CDS encoding MFS transporter, giving the protein MNKKPISPVCWVPTVYFAMGLPFVALSMVSVLMFSDMEVSNAQIAFWTSLIMLPWTLKPLWSPFLEMFKTKKYFVVATEIITGLAFALVALSLPLPDFFRYAIALMGIIALSGATHDIAGDGVYLTELTATQQAKYIGWQGAFYNLAKILANGGLVWLAGMLKDEFGVVHAWMIVMLMCAGIMILIGLYHIRILPSGGGASGEVNTMSDALNMLWEVIRSFFQKKHIAFYIVFIILYRFAEGYAIKIVPLFLKASVADGGLGLSTQDIGLVYGTFGAGAFILGSLLAGYYISAFGLRKTLFSLCCAFNIPFLVYFLLALYQPSDLWIIGMAIVSEYLGYGFGFVGLMLFMMQQVAPGKHQMAHYAFATGIMNLGVMLPGMMSGYLSDWLGYRDFFIWVLIATIPAFIVTWLVPFTYPDGKKK; this is encoded by the coding sequence ATGAATAAAAAGCCGATAAGCCCTGTATGTTGGGTGCCTACTGTTTACTTTGCTATGGGATTGCCGTTTGTGGCCCTTTCGATGGTTTCTGTCCTTATGTTTTCCGATATGGAAGTGTCGAATGCACAGATTGCTTTCTGGACTTCTCTTATTATGCTTCCCTGGACATTGAAGCCTTTATGGAGTCCGTTTCTGGAAATGTTTAAAACGAAAAAATACTTTGTTGTCGCTACGGAAATCATTACCGGACTGGCATTTGCATTGGTAGCACTTTCGCTGCCGCTGCCCGACTTTTTTCGTTATGCCATCGCTCTGATGGGGATCATTGCTCTCAGTGGTGCGACTCATGACATTGCGGGTGACGGAGTATACCTGACTGAACTGACTGCTACCCAGCAAGCCAAGTATATCGGTTGGCAGGGAGCTTTTTATAATCTGGCCAAGATACTTGCCAACGGAGGCTTGGTTTGGCTGGCAGGTATGCTGAAGGATGAATTTGGAGTGGTACATGCCTGGATGATTGTCATGTTGATGTGTGCGGGTATTATGATTCTGATCGGTCTTTACCACATCCGGATTTTGCCTTCGGGAGGAGGCGCTTCCGGTGAAGTGAATACGATGAGTGACGCATTGAATATGCTTTGGGAAGTCATCCGCTCTTTTTTCCAAAAAAAACATATTGCTTTCTACATTGTCTTTATCATTTTGTACCGGTTTGCCGAAGGATATGCCATCAAGATTGTACCGTTGTTCCTGAAAGCGTCGGTTGCGGATGGTGGATTGGGACTCAGCACTCAGGATATCGGACTGGTATATGGTACGTTCGGAGCGGGAGCTTTTATTCTCGGTTCGCTTTTGGCCGGTTATTACATTTCGGCTTTCGGACTTCGGAAGACTTTGTTTTCTTTATGTTGCGCTTTTAATATTCCGTTCTTGGTATATTTCCTGTTAGCCCTTTACCAGCCTTCCGATCTATGGATTATTGGTATGGCCATTGTGTCTGAATACTTGGGTTACGGGTTTGGTTTTGTCGGATTGATGCTCTTTATGATGCAGCAAGTGGCTCCCGGCAAACATCAGATGGCACATTATGCTTTTGCTACCGGTATTATGAATCTGGGGGTGATGCTTCCCGGAATGATGAGCGGATACCTGAGCGATTGGCTGGGTTATCGCGATTTCTTTATCTGGGTACTTATCGCTACCATACCGGCTTTTATCGTGACTTGGCTGGTACCTTTCACATATCCGGACGGAAAGAAGAAATAA
- a CDS encoding glycoside hydrolase family 130 protein produces the protein MEEIKIAGAALPAMPWEERPAGCKDVVWRCSANPIIPRDLLPTSNSIFNSAVVPFKDGYAGVFRCDDTNRRMRLHVGFSKDAVHWDINEEPLKFQCDDAEVGTWVYGYDPRVCFIEDRYYVTWCNGYHGPTIGVAYTYDFVTFHQLENAFIPFNRNGVLFPRKINGRFAMLSRPSDNGHTPFGDIFYSESPDMEFWGRHRHVMSPAPFEDSAWQCTKIGAGPIPIETSEGWLLIYHGVLASCNGFVYSFGSALLDIDQPWKVKFRSGPYLISPQKDYECMGDVPNVCFPCAALHDSETGRIAIYYGCADTVTGLAFGYIPEIIEFTKRTSII, from the coding sequence ATGGAAGAAATTAAAATTGCAGGTGCTGCTTTGCCGGCTATGCCTTGGGAAGAACGTCCGGCAGGATGTAAAGATGTAGTGTGGCGTTGTTCGGCCAATCCGATTATTCCGCGCGACTTGCTCCCTACTTCAAACAGTATATTCAACAGTGCCGTAGTTCCGTTTAAGGATGGCTATGCAGGGGTGTTCCGTTGTGATGATACTAATCGTCGCATGCGTTTGCATGTGGGATTCAGCAAGGATGCTGTTCATTGGGATATCAACGAAGAACCGTTAAAGTTTCAATGTGATGACGCTGAGGTTGGAACCTGGGTCTATGGATATGACCCACGGGTTTGCTTTATCGAAGACCGCTACTATGTGACCTGGTGTAATGGCTATCATGGTCCTACTATCGGTGTGGCCTACACCTATGATTTTGTTACTTTTCACCAGTTGGAGAATGCCTTTATTCCTTTCAATCGGAATGGAGTCTTGTTCCCTCGTAAGATAAACGGTCGTTTTGCGATGTTGAGTCGCCCGAGTGATAATGGGCATACTCCTTTTGGAGATATTTTCTATAGCGAGTCTCCCGATATGGAGTTTTGGGGACGTCATCGTCATGTTATGTCGCCGGCTCCGTTCGAAGACAGTGCCTGGCAGTGTACCAAGATCGGTGCAGGGCCTATCCCGATTGAAACCTCGGAAGGCTGGTTACTGATCTATCATGGTGTATTGGCTTCCTGCAACGGTTTTGTGTATAGTTTTGGTTCGGCACTGCTTGACATCGATCAGCCCTGGAAAGTAAAATTCCGTTCGGGGCCTTATCTGATTTCACCTCAGAAGGATTACGAATGTATGGGTGATGTGCCTAATGTCTGTTTCCCATGCGCGGCGCTTCATGATTCGGAGACCGGACGGATTGCCATCTATTATGGGTGTGCGGATACAGTGACCGGGCTCGCATTCGGATACATTCCGGAGATTATTGAATTTACCAAACGTACAAGTATCATCTGA
- a CDS encoding Dps family protein — protein MKTLNYTHLEEKGANTIVLSLQQLLADFQIHYANLRGFHWNIKGHGFFVLHSKFEDLYNGAAEKVDEIAERILMLGGTPANKYSDYLKMAQIKEVDGVNKADDALNHILETYGHLIAEERKILSLASSHNDEVTVAMMSDYLKEQEKMVWMLTAYNG, from the coding sequence ATGAAGACTTTAAATTATACACATTTGGAAGAAAAAGGAGCTAACACCATCGTACTGTCATTACAGCAACTGCTTGCCGATTTTCAGATTCATTATGCAAACCTGAGAGGATTTCACTGGAACATCAAAGGACACGGTTTCTTCGTACTGCACAGCAAGTTTGAAGATTTATATAATGGAGCCGCCGAAAAGGTGGACGAAATAGCCGAACGTATACTGATGCTGGGAGGAACTCCCGCCAATAAATACAGTGACTATCTGAAGATGGCGCAGATCAAGGAAGTGGACGGAGTGAATAAGGCCGACGACGCTCTGAATCATATTCTCGAAACTTACGGGCATCTGATTGCGGAAGAACGTAAAATCCTGTCTCTCGCCTCTTCACACAACGACGAAGTAACAGTGGCCATGATGAGCGACTACCTGAAAGAACAGGAAAAGATGGTTTGGATGCTGACTGCATACAACGGATAA
- a CDS encoding hydrogen peroxide-inducible genes activator gives MTIQQLEYILAVDQFRHFAKAAEYCRVTQPTLSAMIQKLEDELGVKLFDRSMTPVCPTAIGKKVLEQARKILSEVICVKEIISEEQHSLSGTFRLAVLPTIAPYLLPRFFPQLMEKYPDLDIRVMEMKTPDIRKALLTGEADAAIIASMLDDAALTEETLFYEQFLGYVSKKEPLFKHDVIRTSDVTGERLWLLDEGHCFRDQLVRFCQMEAVKISQMAYRLGSMETFMHMVESGKGITFIPELAVMQLSEEQKELVRPFAIPRPTRQIVLVTRKDFIRTSLLQVLKEEIQAAVPKEMLTLQAVQCLV, from the coding sequence ATGACTATACAACAATTGGAATATATTCTGGCTGTGGACCAGTTCCGGCATTTTGCTAAAGCTGCCGAGTATTGCCGGGTGACGCAACCTACTTTGAGTGCAATGATCCAAAAGCTGGAAGACGAATTGGGGGTGAAACTGTTCGACCGTAGCATGACACCGGTTTGCCCTACTGCCATTGGTAAGAAAGTGCTGGAACAGGCCCGTAAGATTCTTTCGGAAGTTATCTGTGTCAAGGAGATCATTAGCGAAGAACAGCACTCCCTGTCGGGTACATTCCGATTGGCAGTGTTACCGACGATTGCACCTTATCTTCTGCCCCGTTTCTTTCCGCAACTGATGGAGAAATACCCGGATCTTGATATACGGGTGATGGAGATGAAGACGCCCGACATTCGCAAGGCTCTGCTGACCGGTGAAGCGGATGCTGCTATCATTGCCAGCATGCTGGATGATGCCGCATTAACGGAAGAGACCTTATTCTACGAGCAATTCCTGGGCTATGTCTCAAAGAAGGAACCGTTGTTCAAGCACGATGTGATTCGTACGTCCGATGTGACAGGGGAACGGCTTTGGCTTCTTGACGAAGGGCATTGCTTCCGCGATCAGTTGGTTCGTTTTTGTCAGATGGAAGCGGTTAAGATCAGCCAAATGGCGTATCGGCTGGGTAGTATGGAAACCTTTATGCATATGGTGGAGAGTGGTAAGGGGATTACGTTTATTCCTGAACTGGCAGTGATGCAATTGAGCGAAGAGCAGAAAGAACTGGTCCGTCCGTTTGCTATCCCGCGGCCTACCCGTCAGATTGTCCTGGTGACCCGGAAAGACTTCATCCGCACCAGTCTGCTGCAGGTTTTGAAAGAGGAGATTCAGGCGGCGGTTCCCAAGGAGATGCTTACCCTGCAGGCCGTTCAGTGTCTGGTATAA
- a CDS encoding NigD1/NigD2 family lipoprotein — MKKFNLITFAVILMLLPILQSCLDDANNDEWVTCPPGGILAIGTMKIPNADTPRDFFIALDNGDNVLPADTADIRNRKYTVAEGQRVFVGYLQMGKEKPGYENGKIFTIEDILTKEIIPLTEATADSIGDDRINVTAHALTKDYLTIEYQYLGSMNENKKHMLNLVQNEITGPIKDDGYIYLEFRHNAFNDSPNQLGSSLVSFKLDSIAEQLATAKGIKLRVNTIYDNIQYVTIDINEDKNLKIKSFHSQ; from the coding sequence ATGAAGAAATTTAATTTAATAACTTTTGCCGTCATCCTGATGTTATTGCCCATTTTACAGTCATGTCTGGACGATGCCAACAACGACGAGTGGGTCACTTGTCCTCCGGGTGGAATATTAGCCATCGGCACAATGAAGATTCCCAATGCGGACACTCCAAGGGACTTTTTCATTGCGTTGGACAATGGAGACAATGTACTTCCGGCAGATACGGCCGATATACGCAACAGGAAATACACTGTTGCAGAAGGTCAAAGAGTCTTCGTTGGCTATCTGCAGATGGGAAAAGAGAAGCCCGGATATGAGAACGGTAAAATATTCACGATAGAAGATATATTGACGAAAGAGATCATTCCACTGACGGAAGCTACAGCAGACAGCATTGGAGACGACCGTATCAACGTCACAGCGCATGCACTTACGAAAGATTATCTGACCATCGAATATCAATATCTGGGCAGCATGAATGAAAATAAAAAACACATGCTGAACTTGGTACAAAACGAAATAACAGGTCCCATAAAAGATGACGGATATATCTATCTGGAGTTCCGGCATAATGCCTTTAATGACTCCCCCAATCAATTGGGTTCGAGCCTTGTTTCTTTCAAGCTGGATAGTATAGCCGAGCAATTGGCGACAGCCAAAGGAATAAAACTCCGTGTGAACACCATTTATGACAATATACAGTATGTCACAATAGATATCAACGAAGACAAAAACTTAAAAATAAAATCATTTCATTCTCAATAA
- a CDS encoding RNA polymerase sigma factor, which produces MNELELSERCRQGDNRARKELYEQYAGRMLGVCLRYAGDRDMAQDLVHDGFLKIFDSFDKFTWRGEGSLRAWMERVMVNTALQFLRKNDVMNQTTALDEVPETYEEPDASAVEAIPQKVLMQFINELPAGYRTVFNLYTFEDKSHKEIAQMLGINEKSSASQLFRAKSVLAKKVKEWLVTNG; this is translated from the coding sequence ATGAATGAATTAGAGCTGTCGGAACGTTGCAGGCAGGGAGATAATCGTGCCCGCAAAGAACTTTATGAGCAATACGCAGGGCGCATGCTTGGTGTCTGTCTTCGTTATGCCGGAGACAGGGACATGGCACAAGACTTGGTACACGACGGTTTCCTGAAGATTTTCGACTCCTTCGACAAGTTTACCTGGCGGGGTGAAGGCTCTCTGAGAGCATGGATGGAGCGTGTAATGGTGAATACGGCTTTACAGTTCTTAAGAAAGAACGACGTGATGAACCAGACCACGGCACTGGATGAAGTTCCCGAAACGTATGAAGAACCGGATGCTTCGGCTGTTGAAGCAATACCACAGAAAGTGCTGATGCAATTTATTAATGAACTCCCCGCCGGATATCGTACCGTATTCAATTTATACACCTTTGAAGATAAGTCGCACAAGGAAATCGCACAGATGTTGGGGATTAATGAAAAATCTTCTGCCTCACAGCTTTTTCGCGCAAAAAGTGTATTGGCAAAGAAAGTGAAAGAATGGTTGGTGACCAATGGTTGA